In Pyricularia oryzae 70-15 chromosome 2, whole genome shotgun sequence, one genomic interval encodes:
- a CDS encoding 2-dehydropantoate 2-reductase: METPIYILGLGNLGKYVAHALKKQSSRTHVTLLLHRESLLEEWQRCGQTIDCVRDGASDKLSGYSTDLLSGSSPINNLIVTTKTYKTVQALAPIRHRLGPESSILFLQNGMGAIEEVSTSLFKDAKLRPNYWAGIASVGIYKHGPFSIVHAGKGSLILGKVEGRTDASSPADARRGNFMVQRLLESDGLAANLVEPELLRISQLQKLAANAIINPLTALLGCVNGEVFGSSSRKNVIQQLIAETGAVIRALLPSKAGEEIREQFSDQSLSQYITEVATKTAQNSSSMLQDFRAGRETEIGYINGYIVEQAKRLGLPHARNSALVNMIKQRKALSEDDEVIPKLSGPP, translated from the exons ATGGAAACCCCGATATATATTCTTGGACTTGGTAATCTGGGGAAATATGTCGCCCACGCCCTCAAGAAACAGTCTTCAAGGACGCATGTAACCCTTTTATTGCACAGAGAAAGCCTATTAGAAGAATGGCAACGCTGCGGGCAGACCATCGACTGCGTTCGCGATGGAGCTAGCGACAAATTGTCCGGATATTCGACAGATCTGCTTTCAGGGTCCTCTCCAATCAATAATCTTATCGTGACGACCAAAACATACAAGACAGTCCAAGCACTTGCACCTATCAGGCACAGGCTtggccctgaatccagcatATTGTTTCTTCAGAATGGGATGG GAGCTATCGAGGAGGTCTCTACCAGTCTATTTAAGGATGCCAAATTGCGCCCCAACTACTGGGCTGGCATCGCAAGCGTGGGAATATACAAGCACGGCCCTTTCTCCATCGTGCACGCTGGTAAAGGCAGCCTAATCCTTGGAAAAGTAGAAGGGCGCACTGATGCCTCCTCACCAGCAGATGCGCGCAGAGGGAATTTTATGGTGCAACGCCTCCTCGAATCAGACGGACTTGCAGCCAATTTGGTGGAGCCCGAGTTACTCAGGATTTCGCAACTTCAGAAGCTGGCGGCCAACGCGATAATCAACCCATTGACGGCTTTACTTGGCTGCGTTAATGGCGAAGTTTTTGGCAGTTCATCCCGAAAGAATGTCATCCAACAGCTTATAGCAGAAACGGGAGCAGTGATCCGTGCCCTTCTACCGTCCAAGGCGGGAGAGGAAATTCGCGAGCAATTCTCCGACCAGAGTCTTTCCCAATATATTACGGAGGTGGCGACAAAAACGGCACAGAACTCTTCATCGATGCTGCAAGATTTTCGAGCCGGCAGGGAGACCGAGATTGGGTATATCAACGGATACATTGTAGAACAGGCCAAGAGACTTGGGCTGCCGCACGCGCGCAATTCGGCCCTTGTGAATATGATCAAACAAAGGAAAGCCCTATCTGAAGATGACGAAGTCATTCCCAAGCTGTCTGGACCGCCATAG